In a genomic window of Cyprinus carpio isolate SPL01 chromosome A10, ASM1834038v1, whole genome shotgun sequence:
- the wdr45 gene encoding WD repeat domain phosphoinositide-interacting protein 4: protein MAQKRGVNSLQFNQDQSCFCCAMETGVRIYNVEPLMEKGHLDHEQVGSIALCSMLHRSNLLAVVGGGVNPKFSEISVLIWDDAQEVRDPKDKLVLEFTFTKPVLAVRMRHDKIIIVLKNRIYVYSFPDNPVKLFEFDTRDNPKGLCELCPSLEKQLLVFPGHKGGSLQLVDLSNTKPGTSSAPFTINAHQSEIACLALNQPGSVVASASRKGTLIRLFDTTTRDKLVELRRGTDPATLYCINFSHDSSFLCASSDKGTVHIFALKDTKLNRRSALARVGKVGPVIGQYVDSQWSLANFTVPAECACICAFGKNTSKNVNSVIAICVDGTFHKYVFTPDGNCNREAFDVYLDICDDDDF, encoded by the exons ATGGCCCAGAAGAGAGGAGTCAACAGCCTTCAGTTCAACCAGGACCAAA GTTGTTTCTGCTGTGCCATGGAAACAGGTGTTCGTATTTACAATGTGGAACCTTTAATGGAAAAGGGCCATTTAG ATCACGAGCAGGTGGGCAGCATCGCTCTGTGTTCAATGCTTCATCGATCAAACCTCTTGGCTGTGGTGGGAGGCGGCGTCAACCCCAAATTCTCCGAAATCTCAG TATTAATTTGGGATGATGCTCAGGAAGTGCGAGACCCCAAGGACAAATTAGTTCTTGAGTTCACGTTCACCAAACCAGTGCTGGCTGTGCGGATGAGACATGACAA AATCATCATTGTCCTGAAAAATAGGATCTACGTGTATAGTTTTCCCGACAACCCTGTCAAGCTGTTTGAGTTTGACACTCGAGATAACCCGAAAG GTTTGTGTGAACTGTGCCCTAGTTTAGAAAAGCAGTTGCTGGTTTTTCCTGGACACAAAGGTGGCAGTCTACAGTTAGTG GACCTTTCCAACACAAAACCTGGCACATCATCTGCTCCATTCACTATCAACGCCCACCAGAGTGAAATCGCCTGCCTGGCTCTGAACCAGCCTGGCAGTGTGGTTGCGTCTGCATCCAGAAAGGGCACGTTGATCCGTCTGTTTGACACTACAACACGAGACAAGCTAGTGGAACTACGTAGAGGAACCGACCCTGCTACACTCTACTG TATTAATTTCAGCCATGACTCATCCTTTCTGTGTGCATCGAGTGACAAGGGAACAGTGCACATATTTGCTCTGAAAGACACTAAACTAAACCGGCGCTCTGC ATTGGCGCGTGTAGGAAAGGTTGGTCCGGTCATTGGGCAGTATGTGGACAGTCAGTGGTCTCTGGCTAATTTCACGGTGCCGGCTGAGTGCGCTTGCATCTGTGCCTTCGGGAAGAACACCTCCAAAAATGTCAACTCTGTTATTG CCATATGTGTTGATGGGACATTCCACAAGTACGTCTTCACCCCTGATGGAAACTGCAACCGCGAGGCTTTCGACGTGTATCTGGAcatttgtgatgatgatgatttctgA